The Alnus glutinosa chromosome 7, dhAlnGlut1.1, whole genome shotgun sequence genome includes a region encoding these proteins:
- the LOC133874087 gene encoding probable galactinol--sucrose galactosyltransferase 1, whose product MPDMLNWFGWCTWDAFYTDVTSEGVKQGLKSLEKGGIPPKFVIIDDGWQSVSIDPTGTESKADNAADFANRLTNIKENHKFQKDGTEVHGVEDPTLGLRHIVGEIKDKHALKYVYVWHAITGY is encoded by the exons ATGCCAGACATGTTGAACTGGTTTGGCTGGTGTACATGGGATGCTTTCTATACTGATGTCACTTCAGAGGGCGTAAAGCAAGGTTTAAAGAG CTTAGAGAAGGGTGGAATTCCTCCAAAATTTGTTATAATTGATGATGGATGGCAATCAGTTAGCATAGATCCCACTGGCACTGAATCCAAAGCTGATAACGCAGCCGA CTTTGCAAACAGGTTGACAAATATCAAAGAGAACCACAAATTTCAGAAAGATGGCACAGAGGTTCACGGAGTAGAGGATCCAACATTGGGACTTCGCCACATTGTTGGTGAAATAAAGGACAAACATGCTTTAAA GTACGTTTATGTGTGGCATGCAATAACAGGGTATTGA